From the Lolium rigidum isolate FL_2022 chromosome 2, APGP_CSIRO_Lrig_0.1, whole genome shotgun sequence genome, one window contains:
- the LOC124690873 gene encoding uncharacterized protein LOC124690873 encodes MEAEGKAPSLLELCVRKAIDNLRHIQSVDGVDTPLLRRILPHCDLEQLTRIESRTATDLTPVTDVLWQGFYRRQFGEEHTDRVVDRMQRAGARYKWKDLFKAKTKQQKEVEDRMVEALTNKCRARNAERQSRAIKRFTKVQPSSCKRSYFGGRSGMSSGSGYKNPMLKKARMELTTREAKKKGRTTAEGLSEKDIDGVVALAKVDEAEREGVEIEATG; translated from the exons ATGGAAGCAGAAGGGAAAGCTCCGAGTCTGCTGGAGCTGTGCGTCCGAAAGGCCATCGACAACCTGCGGCATATCCAGAGCGTGGACGGCGTGGACACGCCGCTGCTGCGCAGGATCCTGCCCCACTGCGACCTGGAGCAGCTGACCCGCATCGAGAGCCGCACGGCGACGGACCTGACCCCGGTCACCGACGTCCTCTGGCAGGGGTTCTACCGGCGGCAGTTCGGCGAGGAGCACACGGACCGCGTCGTCGACAGGATGCAGCGGGCCGGGGCGCGGTACAAGTGGAAGGATCTCTTCAAGGCGAAGACAAAGCAGCAGAAGGAGGTGGAAGACAGGATGGTGGAGGCGCTGACGAACAAGTGCCGGGCGCGGAACGCCGAGAGGCAGAGCAGGGCTATCAAGCGATTCACGAAGGTGCAGCCAAGCAGTTGCAAACGAAGCTATTTCGGAGGAAGAAGCGGCATGTCTTCCGGTTCCGGCTACAAGAACCCGATGTTGAAGAaggcaaggatggag CTAACAACTCGTGAAGCAAAAAAGAAAGGCCGCACCACTGCTGAGGGCTTATCCGAGAAGGACATCGACGGAGTGGTCGCCCTGGCAAAGGTGGACGAGGCAGAACGTGAGGGTGTTGAGATCGAGGCTACAGGTTAA
- the LOC124690874 gene encoding uncharacterized protein LOC124690874 has translation MEAEGKAPSLLELCVRKAIDNLRHIQSVDGVDTPLLRRILPHCDLEQLTRIESRTATDLTPVTDVLWQGFYRRQFGEEHTGRVVDRMQRAGARYKWKDLFKAKTKQQKEVENRMVEALTSKCRARNAERESRAIKRFTKVQPSSCKRRYFGGGSGMSSGSGYKNPMLKKARMEVDIRAKMEAPFCRRSAQPTTSHGQPMRTTAIVCRPNSTTSIVKQPALNRPNQNNRFRF, from the coding sequence ATGGAAGCAGAAGGGAAAGCTCCGAGTCTGCTGGAGCTGTGCGTCCGAAAGGCCATCGACAACCTGCGGCATATCCAGAGCGTGGACGGCGTGGACACGCCGCTGCTGCGCAGGATCCTGCCCCACTGCGACCTGGAGCAGCTGACCCGCATCGAGAGCCGCACGGCGACGGACCTGACCCCGGTCACCGACGTCCTCTGGCAGGGGTTCTACCGGCGGCAGTTCGGCGAGGAGCACACGGGCCGCGTCGTCGACAGGATGCAGCGGGCCGGGGCGCGGTACAAGTGGAAGGATCTCTTCAAGGCGAAGACAAAGCAGCAGAAGGAGGTGGAAAACAGGATGGTGGAGGCGCTCACGAGCAAGTGCCGGGCGCGGAACGCCGAGAGGGAGAGCAGGGCTATCAAGCGCTTCACGAAGGTGCAGCCAAGCAGTTGCAAACGACGCTATTTCGGAGGAGGAAGCGGCATGTCTTCCGGTTCCGGCTACAAGAACCCGATGTTGAAGAAGGCGAGGATGGAGGTTGACATTCGGGCGAAGATGGAAGCTCCTTTTTGCAGGAGGTCAGCTCAGCCAACGACGAGTCATGGACAGCCGATGAGGACGACGGCGATCGTCTGTAGACCCAATTCGACCACCAGCATTGTCAAACAACCTGCTTTGAATAGGCCGAACCAAAACAACAGGTTTAGGTTCTAG
- the LOC124690875 gene encoding uncharacterized protein LOC124690875: protein MEAEGKAPSLLELCVRKAIDNLRHIQSVDGVDTPLLRRILPHCDLEQLTRIESRTATDLTPVTDVLWKGFYRRQFGEEHTSRVVDRMQRAGARYRWKDLFRAKTVQQKEVEDKMVEALTNKCRARNAERQSRAIKRFTKVQPSSCKRSYFGGGPSGMFSGSGYKNPMLKKARMEVDIRAKMEAPFCRRSTTSHGQPMRTTAIRRPNSTSTIAKPTAVNRPNRNNGSRF, encoded by the coding sequence ATGGAAGCAGAAGGGAAAGCTCCCAGTCTGCTGGAGCTGTGCGTCCGAAAGGCGATCGACAACCTGCGGCATATCCAGAGCGTGGACGGCGTGGACACGCCGCTGCTGCGCAGGATCCTGCCCCACTGTGACCTGGAGCAGCTGACCCGCATAGAGAGCCGCACGGCGACGGACCTGACCCCGGTCACGGACGTCCTCTGGAAGGGGTTCTACCGGCGGCAGTTCGGCGAGGAGCACACGAGCCGCGTCGTGGACAGGATGCAGCGCGCCGGGGCGCGGTACCGATGGAAGGATCTCTTCAGGGCGAAGACGGTGCAGCAGAAGGAGGTGGAAGACAAGATGGTGGAGGCGCTGACGAACAAGTGCCGGGCGCGGAACGCCGAGAGGCAGAGCAGGGCCATCAAGCGATTCACGAAGGTTCAGCCAAGCAGTTGCAAACGAAGCTATTTCGGAGGAGGACCGAGCGGCATGTTCTCCGGTTCCGGCTACAAGAACCCAATGTTGAAGAAGGCGAGGATGGAGGTTGACATTCGGGCAAAGATGGAAGCTCCTTTTTGCAGGAGGTCTACAACGAGTCATGGACAGCCAATGAGGACGACGGCGATCCGTAGACCCAACTCGACCAGCACCATTGCCAAACCAACTGCAGTGAATAGGCCGAACCGAAACAACGGGTCCAGGTTCTAG
- the LOC124688705 gene encoding bHLH transcription factor RHL1-like — protein sequence MQPTGREMHGGAAGGQDDFFDQMLSALPTAWAELGSGKSPWDLPAAGGGSEGDPAFDESALLASRLRHHQISGGAAAAGGFLPLPLFTDRSREDLQGGSHALYDGFGAAGMHGATAAHQPFGQAGSMPAPPPPAAQGGAAAPPRQRQRARRGQATDPHSIAERLRRERIAERMKALQELVPNANKTDKATMLDEIIDYVKFLQLQVKVLSMSRLGGAAAVAPLVASMSSEGNGNGNGTSSSGDDNATDDNGGSTLQATEQQVARLMEEDMGIAMQYLQGKGLCLVPISLASVISSTTSSSLRSSIHPIRPLPEGGSPASPHLVNGTAADDSLTIKNGGRQ from the exons ATGCAGCCGACAGGTCGCGAaatgcacggcggcgccgccggtggaCAGGACGACTTCTTCGACCAGATGCTGTCTGCGCTGCCGACGGCGTGGGCCGAGCTCGGCTCCGGCAAGTCCCCCTGGGATCTCCCGGCCGCCGGCGGGGGAAGCGAAGGCGACCCAGCGTTCGACGAGTCCGCGCTCCTCGCCTcccgcctccgccaccaccagatcagcggcggcgccgccgccgccggggggtTCCTACCTCTGCCGCTGTTCACGGACCGGTCGCGAGAGGACTTGCAGGGAGGTAGCCATGCGCTGTATGACGGGTTCGGAGCCGCCGGAATGCATGGCGCCACCGCCGCGCACCAGCCATTCGGGCAG GCCGGATCAATGCcggcgccaccaccgccggcggcgCAGGGCGGAGCGGCCGCGCCACCGCGGCAACGCCAGCGGGCGAGGAGGGGGCAGGCCACGGACCCTCACAGCATCGCCGAACGT CTCCGGAGGGAGAGGATAGCGGAGAGGATGAAGGCGTTGCAGGAGCTGGTCCCGAACGCCAACAAG ACCGACAAGGCAACGATGCTCGACGAGATCATTGATTATGTGAAGTTCCTCCAGCTCCAAGTCAAG GTTCTCAGCATGAGCCGATTAGGCGGAGCTGCTGCAGTTGCCCCTCTGGTTGCTAGCATGTCATCAGAG GGCAACGGAAATGGAAACGGGACCAGCAGCAGTGGAGACGACAATGCCACCGACGACAATGGTGGCAGCACCTTGCAAGCGACGGAGCAGCAAGTAGCAAGGTTGATGGAGGAGGACATGGGAATTGCGATGCAGTACCTGCAGGGCAAGGGGCTCTGTCTGGTGCCAATCTCCCTTGCCTCGGTCATCTCCTCCACGACCTCATCGTCGCTCCGCTCGAGCATCCACCCTATCAGACCCCTACCTGAAGGTGGTAGTCCTGCATCACCTCATCTGGTGAACGGTACGGCTGCTGATGACTCCCTGACCATCAAGAATGGTGGTAGACAGTGA